CATTCAGACCGTCGCCTGCAACGACGCCGCGGCCGCGAGTGTGACATCTATTGCATTCCACCGTTCTGAGCGTGCCGCTGCATGTCGCGAAACTTCTGCGTAACTCTGGGTGCCACCGTCGTGGTGGCAGTACTGGCGCTTGCGGGATGCGCGCGCGACACAGCTAAGAAGGTCGACTCCACGGAGACCGCGGTGCCGCCCGCGCCGTCGACCACGGTGGCTGAGGCGCCCACCGCTCCCCTGCCCGCACCCGAGATTCTCACCGATGTGCTGTCACGTCTTGCCGACGCGGCGGTACCGGGCAACGACAAGCTGAACTTGGTGCAAGGCTCCGGACCCGAGACCGCGGGGGCGTTGGACAGGTTCACCACCGCCGCGCGGGACGGCGGGTATCTGCCAATGACGTTCGTGGCGAGCAACATCGCGTGGTCGAGCCAGAACCCGTCGAATGCTACGGCCACGGTGGTCGTCCATACCGCCAACCCAGATCACCGCGAGTTCACCTTCCCGATGGAGTTCACTTCCACGCAGGGAGGCTGGCAGCTGTCGCAGAGAACCGCTGAGGTGCTGCTGGCTATGCAGAATGCCGGGACGCTGCCGCCAACGTCACCGCCTGCTGCGCCCGCACCTAGTCCGGCACCGCCGCCCGGCCCGGAAGCCGGTCCGCCGGCAAGTCCGTCGCCGACGCCCTGATGTGGATCGGCTGGCTGGAATTCGACGTGCTGCTGGGCGATGTGCGCTCGCTCAAGCAGAAGCGCTCGGTGATCCGGCCGGTGGTGGCTGAGCTGCAGCGCAAGTTCAGCGTGTCCGCGGCCGAGATCGGGTCCCACGACTTGCACCGGCGCGGCGGCATCGGCGTCGCGGTGGTGTCGGCCGACCGAGCTCACGCCGTCGACGTCCTCGATAGGGCCGAGCGCTTGGTGGCGGCGCATCCGGAGTTCGAGTTGCTCTCAGCTCGGCGAGGTCTGCACCGCAGCGACGATTGAGCGAGCTCAGCCATCGCGTCCGGGACGCTTGCGGCCCAATGGCATCGGCGCCACCGCGCCGGGAGCGAGCCGGCGGGTGGCGACCAGAAACGCGGTGTGGCCACGCATCGAATGCTGCGGCCGCACCGCCAGACCCACGACGTTCCAGCCGCGCTGGATCGTCTCCCACGACCGCGGTTCGGTCCAGCACTGTTGGGCACGTACCGCCTCAACCACCTTCGACAGCTGGGTGACGGTTGCGACGTAGATGATCAGCACGCCACCGGCAACCACCAACCGCGACACCGCATCCAGCACCTCCCACGGCGCCAGCATGTCGAGCACCGCCCGGTCGAAGGAGCCGTCAGCCAACTCGGAATCGGTCAGGTCGCCGATGATGAGCTCCCAGTTCTGCGGCACCTGACCGTGGAAAGTACTGACGTTGCGGCGGGCGTGTTCGGCGTGGTCGGCACGCACCTCGTAGGAGGTGACCCGACCCTGCGGGCCGACCGCACGCAGCAGAGACAACGTCAGCGCGCCGGATCCGGCACCGGCCTCAAGCACCCGGGCGCCGGGAAAGATGTCGCCCTCGTGCACGATCTGGGCGGCGTCCTTGGGGTAGATCACCTGCGGGCCGCGCGGCATGGACATCACATAATCGACCAGCAGCGGACGCAGTACCAGGAACATCGCACCATTGCTGGACTTGACCACGCTGCCCTCGTCGAGGTCGATCAGCGCGTCATGGGCGATGCGGCCGCGGTGGGTGTGGAATTCGCTGCCGGCGGTCAGAGTGATTGTGTAGTGGCGGCCCTTGGCGTCGGTGAGCTGCACACGCTCCCCGACAGTGAACGGACCAGTTGCTGACACGGCGTACAGCGTGCCAGCCGACGCGCCGCAACCCTCCTTTGGGTTGTCGGTACGCAGTCATAGGCTGCGGATATGACCGACCAGCTGGCGCCGCCTCCACCGGCTACTGCCAGCGCGCGACCGGCCCTGTCGCCGTCGCGGGCCGCTGACTTCAAGCAGTGTCCGCTGCTATACCGGTTTCGGGCGATCGACCGGCTACCGGAGGCACCGTCGACGGCACAACTGCGGGGGTCGCTGGTGCACGCGGCGTTGGAGCGGCTGTACGGGCTGCCGGCGGTGCAGCGTGTTCTCGACACCGCCTGCTCGCTGGTCGAGACCGCGTGGGAGCAGGTGGTCGCCGCTGAGACCGACCTCGCGGAGTTGGATACCGAGCAGCGGCTTCAGCTGCTCGAGGAGGCTCGCGCGCTGCTCTCGGGTTACTACCGGCTCGAGGACCCGACGCGCTTCGACCCGCAATGCTGCGAGCAGCGGGTGGAGGTCGAGCTCGCCGACGGCACGTTGCTGCGCGGCTATATCGACCGGATCGACGTCGCCGCTACCGGTGAAGTGCGGGTCGTCGACTACAAGACCGGCAAGGCCCCACCGGAAACACGCGCCGCCGCCGAGTTCAAGGCCATGTTCCAAATGAAGTTCTACGCGGTTGCGCTGCTGCGGTCCCGCGGTGTGCTGCCCGCCCGGCTACGGCTGATCTACCTCGCCGACCGCCAGGTGCTGGATTACACCCCGGACCACGACGAGTTGCTGCGCTTCGAGAAGACCCTGACCGCAATCTGGCGCGCAATCCAGACCGCGGGCCAGACCGGCGATTTCCGCCCTAACCCGTCGCGACTGTGCGACTGGTGCCCACACCAAGCCCTTTGCCCGGCATTTGGGGGCACACCACCGCCCTACCCCGGTTGGCCGACGTGTCATAGCGAACCGGCGGCATGACCGGCAGCTTCTACCGCCGCCTGACCGACCCCGGCGACGGCTGGCAGGCGTTCGAATCCACCGACTACACCCGCAGCAATTGGGGACCGGAGCTGCAGCACGGTTCGCCGCCGATGGCGTTGCTGACCAAGCTCATCGAGGAACTGGCCGCCGGGTCGAATCTGCGGATCGGCCGGTTGAGCCTAGACATCCTCGGCGCGGTCCCAGTGGCGCCGGTGCGAGCCCGGGCCTGGGTGGAGCGGCCGGGTTCACGGGTGGCGATGATGAGCGCCGAGATGCGCGCCGAACGCGTAGTGGCGCGGGTGACCGCATGGCTGATCGCCGGCTCCGATACCGCTGACGCGGCATCCGACCGCTATCCGCCGCTGCGGGAGGGCGCTTCCCAACCCATACCGGATCTGTTCGCCGACGCCGGGGGCTATTTCAACGCGATCCACTGGCGCTCACAGCGCGTCGACGACGGCGCCGAGGCAGTGTCGTGGTTCAGCGCGGCGGCGCACATCGTCGACGATGAGGCGACGACGGCGCTGCAGCGGCTCGCCGCCGTCGTGGACTGCGCAAACGGCGTCGGCAAAGTCCTGGATCCCGAGGAGTTCGCCTTCATGAATACCGACACGGTCGTGCATCTGCACCGGCTGCCGGTCGGCAACGATTTCGGGTTGCGGGCCCGCGCGTCGATCGGGCCGGATGGAACCGGGGTGACTACGGCGGAGGTGTTCGACACCACCGGATTCATCGGAACCTCGGCTCAGACGCTGCTGATTCAACGCCGCTGAGGTCGGTCAATAAGGTCGCATCACAACGCGGCTGCGGCGACGAGGATCGCAAAGCCGCCCAATACCGCGACGGCGTCCTCGAGCAGGGCGATCGGCAGGTCGTGCCCGCCGTTCTTGGCGACCAGCGCCCGCCGTGCCTGGAAACCGCCCACGGTTCCCAGCACGGCACCGATGATGCCGGCCCCCAATGCCGCCCACTTGTGTCCCCAGGCGGTGCCGATCACCGCGCCGGCGAAGCCACCCATGATGAGCCGGACCAGGAACACCGGGGTCGCGGTACGTGGCGGGGTCTTGGGCAGCTTGTCGTTGACCAATTCGGCGACCGCCAACAGGCTCAGAATCACCACGGTCACGATGTTGCCCACCCAGGACGCCCACGTTCCGGTCATGTTGAGCCAGCTGAGGAAGACCGCCCACGAGACCGCGGCGGGTGCCGTTAGGGACCGTAACCCCGCCACAACCCCAATCAGCAATGCCAGCAACAGAACAAGAACTTGCGTCACAGCGATCCCTCCTGGGACAGACGTACAGCCTGGCGACGATGGCGGGGATGCCCGCGGGCTACCGCGGTTCCCAGCGGGACGCTAACACAGCTAAGCCCGCGGCAATCGGTCAGAATCTGCAGAACCTGATGTCGGAGGCCAGGATGGCCTTGGCCCCGATGGCGGCCAGCTGGTCCATGATGCCGTTGACGTCGCGGCGTGGCACCAGTGCGCGCACCGCGACCCAGTCTGGATCGGCCAGCGGGGCGATGGTCGGCGACTCCAATCCCGGCGTGATGGCGGTGGCCTCGTCCAGTGCCGAGCGCGGGCAGTCGTAGTCGAGCATCAGGTACTGCTGGCCGAAAACCACGCCCTGCACGCGGGCGACGAGTTGATCGCGGGCCGCGGCGGACTGGCCCCCTGGCTCGGCCCGCTCGATGAGGACAGCTTCGGAGTCGCACAGCGGCTCGCCGAATGCCACCAGGTTGTGCAGGCTCAGCGTGCGTCCCGAACCCACCACGTCGGCGATGGCGTCGGCGACGCCGAGCTGCACCGAAATCTCCACTGCGCCATCGAGTCTGATCACCGTCGCTGCGACGCCCTTTGCGGCCAGGTCTTTTCGCACCAGATTGGGATAAGCAGTGGCTATCCGCTTTCCAGCCAGATCCTCAACCGTCCAGTCCCGTCCAGCGGGCGCGGCGTAACGGAAACGGGACGAGCCGAAACCGAGCGCGAGGCGTTCGCACACTGGCGCGTCGGAATCCAGTGCCAAGTCGCGACCGGTGATGCCGAAGTCGAGTTCGCCCGAGCCGACGTAGATGGCGATGTCCTTGGGCCGCAGAAAAAAGAACTCGACGTTGTTCGCCGGGTCGATGACGGTGAGGTCTTTGGGGTCGCTGCGGCGCCGGTAGCCGGCCTCGGACAGGATCTCGGTGGCCGGTTCGCTCAACGCACCTTTGTTGGGAACCGCGACGCGCAACATGTTCACAGCTTCCGGTAGACGTCGTCGAGGGACAGGCCGCGCGCGATCATCATTACCTGCGTCCAGTAGAGCAATTGACTGATCTCCTCGGCCAACGCCTCGTCGGGTTCGTGTTCGGCGGCCAGCCACACCTCGCCGGCTTCCTCCAGGATCTTCTTGCCCAGGGCATGCACCCCGGCATCGAGCGCAGCAACTGTGGCGCTACCGACCGGGCGGGTGCGCGCTCGTTCGCCGAGTTCGGCGAAAAGATCGTCGAAGGTCTTCACGGCCAGCGATTGTTTCATGCGCTCATCGGCTCAGTCACCTTGGTTTCGGCCGAGCCTGCGCCGCGAGCGTCCCCGGGTGTACACGTTTTGCGGCGTGTCGTTGTACCGAGGAGGGCGCTCACGGCGGAGGACGGAGTACCGAGAGACGGAGAACTTGGGTCAGTCCTCCGGGTTGTAGCCGAGGTTGGGCGCGAGCCAGCGCTCGGCCTCGGCCAGGGTCCAGCCCTTGCGCTTCGCGTAGTCGGCAACTTGGTCCTGAGCCATCCGGCCGACGACGAAATACTGCGACTGCGGGTGCGAGAAGTACCAGCCGCTGACAGCGGCACCGGGCCACATCGCCATCGACTCGGTCAACTCGATGCCGGTCCGCTCCTTGACGTCCATCAACTTCCACAGCGTCACCTTCTCGGTGTGCTCGGGACACGCCGGGTAGCCGGGGGCAGGCCGGATCCCCACGTACTTCTCACCGATGAGCGCATCGTTGTCCAGGTGCTCGTCCGGCTGGAATCCCCAGAACTCCTTGCGGACCCGTTGGTGCATCCGTTCGGCGAAAGCCTCGGCCAGCCGGTCGGCGAGCGACTCGAGCAGGATTGCGCTGTAGTCGTCGAGGGCTGCCTTGAACTCCGCGATCTTGTCTCCGCTGCCCAGCCCCGCGGTGACCGCGAAGGCGCCAACATAGTCGTTGACCCCAGTTTCTTTGGGCGCGATGTAGTCGCCCAGCGACCGGTTGGGGATGCCATCGCGGTGCTCGCCCTGCTGACGCAGGTTGTACAACGTGGTCAGCACCTCGGTACGGCTGTCGTCGGTGTAGACCTCGATATCGTCTCCGACCGCGTTCGCCGGGAAGAATCCGATCACCCCGTTGGCGGTCAGCCACTTCTCTTTGATCACGGTGTCGAGCATCTCTTGGGCGTCGTCGTAGAGCTTGCGGGCGGTCTCGCCGGTGGTCGGGTTGTTGAGGATGTCGGGGAAGCGGCCCTTCATCTCCCAGGCGTTGAAGAACGGTTGCCAGTCGATGTACTCGCGCAGCTCGGCAAGGTCATAGTCATGAAAGTCCCGCACCCCGAGGCCCTGGGCGGGCACCGGCGGCGTGTAGCCGTCCCACTCGATGGGCGTCCGGTTCGCGCGGGCCTTCTCCAGCGTCAGCATCGGCCGCTCGTTCTTCTGGGCGTGCCGTTCGCGCAGCGCTGCATAGTCCTTTTCAGTTGCCTCCAGCAGTGCGGGCCGCTGCTTATCGTCCAGCAGCGCAGCGGCGACCGGCACCGAGCGCGACGCGTCCTTAACCCAGACCACCGGACCGCTGCGACGCGGCGACACTTTCACGGCCGTGTGGGCGCGCGACGTGGTCGCGCCGCCGATCAGCAGCGGGATCTCCAGCCCCTCGCGCTCCATCTCGACGGCGAAGTTCACCATCTCGTCCAAGGATGGCGTGATCAGACCGGACAGCCCGATGATGTCGGCGTCATGCTCCCTGGCCGCGGCGAGAATCTTCTCGGCGGGCACCATCACACCGAGGTCGATCACTTCGAAGTTGTTGCACTGCAGAACAACTCCGACGATGTTCTTGCCAATGTCATGGACGTCGCCCTTGACGGTCGCCATCACGATCGTGCCGTTGGTGTCCTTGCCGGCGGCCGCGCCGGAAGTGACCTTCTCCTCCTCAATGAACGGCAGCAGGTACGCGACGGCCTTTTTCATCACCCTGGCCGACTTCACCACCTGGGGCAGGAACATCTTGCCCGCGCCGAAGAGGTCACCGACCACGTTCATGCCGTCCATCAGCGGGCCCTCGATCACCTCGATCGGGCGGCCACCAGCGGCGGCGATCTCGGCCCGCAACTCCTCGGTGTCGTCGTCGACGTGGGCGTCAATCCCCTTGACCAGGGCGTGCGTGATCCGCTCCCGGACCGGGAGGCTGCGCCACTCGGCCGCCTTCGGGTCCTCGGCCTTGTCCGATGTGTTGAATCGCTCGGCGATCTCCAGCAGCCTTTCGGCGGCGTCCTCGCGACGGTTCAGGACGACATCCTCGATCCGGTCCCGCAGTTCGGGATCGATCGAGTCGTAGGGCACCAGAGCACCGGCGTTGACGATGCCCATGTCCAGGCCCGCCTTGATGGCGTGGTACAGAAAGACCGCGTGGATCGCTTCGCGGACGGGGTTGTTGCCCCGGAACGAGAACGACACGTTCGAGATACCGCCGGAGATGCGCACCCCGGGAAGATTCTCCTTGATCCAGGCACAGGCCTCGATGAAGTCGATCCCGTAAGTCGCGTGCTCTTCGATACCGGTCGCCAGGGCAAAACAGTTCGGGTCGAAGATGATGTCTTCGGGTGGGAAGCCGACTTCTTCGGTGAGGATCCGGTAAGCGCGTCCGCAGATCTGGATGCGACGCTCCAGGTTGTCGGCTTGCCCCTGCTCGTCGAATGCCATTACGACGACGGCGGCACCGTACTTGCGGACCATCCGCGCCTCGCGGATGAACTTCTCCTCGCCCTCCTTCATGGAGATCGAGTTGACGATCGGCTTGCCCTGCACGTTCTTCAGGCCCGCCTCGATGACCTCCCACTTCGAGGAGTCAATCATCACCGGGACTCGGCTGATGTCTGGCTCGGCCGCGATCAGCTTGGTGAAGCGATCCATGGCCGCGACGCCGTCGATCATGCCCTCGTCCATGTTGATATCAATCACCTGCGCACCGACCTCGACCTGCTGCAGCGCGACCGACAGCGCAGTGTCGTAGTCCTCGGCCTTGATCAGGTTGCGGAACCGGGCGGAGCCGGTGATGTTGGTGCGCTCACCGATATTCACGAACAGCGAATCGTCGGTGATGTTGAGCGGCTCCAGGCCGGAGAGCCGGGTGGCCATCGGGATCTCCGGCACCGCGCGCGGCGGCTTACCCGCGACAACCTTGGCGATCTCGGCGATGTGTGGCGGCGCCGTTCCGCAGCACCCACCGACCAGGTTGACCAGGCCGGCATCGGCGAATTCGGCGATGTAGCCGGCCTGGCGCTCCGGGGACTCGTCGTATTCACCGAAGGCGTTGGGCAGTCCCGCGTTCGGATAGCAGGAGACGAAGGTGTCCGCAATCCGCGCCATCTCGGCGATGTAGGGCTTCATCTCCGGGGCGCCCAGCGCGCAGTTGAGGCCGACCGCGATCGGCTTCGCGTGCCTGATCGCGTTCCAGAATGCTTCGGTGACCTGCCCCGACAGCGTCCGCCCGGAGGCATCGGTGATGGTGCCCGAAATGATCACCGGCCAGCGACGTCCGCGGTCCTCGAATAGCGTCTCGACGGCGAACACCGCCGCCTTGGCGTTCAGCGAGTCGAAGATCGTCTCGATGATGATGAGGTCGGCACCGCCGTCGACCAGGCCGTTGGCAGCTTCCAGGTAGGCGGCGACCAACTGGTCGTAGGAGACGTTGCGGGCGCCGGGGTCGTTGACGTCCGGCGAGATCGACGCGGTGCGCGTCGTCGGGCCGATGGCCCCCGCGACGTAGCGGGGCTTGTCCGGAGTGCTGAATTCGTCGGCAGCTTTGCGGGCCAGGGCGGCGCCAGCGTAGTTCAGCTCGTAGCTCAGGTCCGCCATGTCGTAGTCCGAGAGCGAGATCGCGTTGGCGTTGAAGGTGTTGGTTTCCAAGATGTCGGCGCCCGCCTCGAGGTACTCGCGGTGGATGCCCTCGATGATCTGTGGCTGCGTCAGGGTGAGCAGGTCGTTGTTGCCTTGCAGAGCGGTCGGCCACTCGGTGAAGCGGTCGCCGCGGTAGCCGGCCTCGTCCGGGCGGTCCCGCTGGATCGCGGTGCCCATTGCACCGTCGATCACCATGATCCGCTGGCGCAGCGCTGCCGAAAGTTCGTCGGTGCAGTCGGGACGGATGTTCGGCTCAGGGCTGAATTCCGGCTCTGAAAGAGTGGGCTCGGGGGCGTTCAAATGCAATCCTTCCATCGCGGAAGGCGTCCTTGGATCTGCCGAGCGTGGCGGAAACGGGCAGGGACCCGGAACCGTTGCAACGCCTCTCGACCAGACGAGTTTACGTCGTCTCCCGACGTATGGACGCCCAGCTCGACCCCGACCCGCTTGACCGTCCCGGTGCCCCACCAGCGCCAGCTTGCGGATCTTGTCGGCAATGTCGTTCTTAACGAGGTTAACCAGATTGGAGCCGAACGTATTTCGTTCGACCGCGGCTGCGGCGGTTTTTGGCTGTCAGCAAGGCTCAGATCGGCGGCCTGTGACTATGGCCCCGTCGCGACGCCGCGCCGCCGCCAGCGCCCTCAAAATGCCGGTCGCGGGGCCGTTCTGCCGCACTTACGGGGGCGCTCGGCCCAGGGAGGGTCCTGTCGAGTGACGACCGCCACGTGGGCGGCCGTAGGCGGGTCACGGTGGCCACTAATGCCACACAAACCACAGCTCGCGAGAACTGCACGTCTGCGTCGTCACCGGAGCGACACGCCGTAGGCTTGCGGGGTGACCTTGCCGGACGCTGGCGACTCGCTGCCGCAACTAAAGAACACCGTCGTGGTGGCGGCGTTCGAGGGTTGGAACGACGCCGGCGACGCGGCCAGCGACGCGGTGGCGCACCTTTTCGACATCTGGGATGCGGTGCCGATCGTGGAGATCGACGACGAGGCCTACTACGACTATCAGGTAAATCGCCCCGTGATCCGCCAGGTCGACGGCGTTACACGGGAGCTGGAATGGCCGGCCATGCGGATCTCGCACTGCCGCCCGCGCGACTGCGACCGCGACGTCGTGCTGATGTCCGGAGTCGAGCCCAATATGCGTTGGCGCACCTTCTGCGATGAGCTGCTGGGCATCATCGACAAGCTCAACGTCGATACCGTGGTGATCCTTG
The nucleotide sequence above comes from Mycobacterium vicinigordonae. Encoded proteins:
- a CDS encoding DUF4126 domain-containing protein; this translates as MTQVLVLLLALLIGVVAGLRSLTAPAAVSWAVFLSWLNMTGTWASWVGNIVTVVILSLLAVAELVNDKLPKTPPRTATPVFLVRLIMGGFAGAVIGTAWGHKWAALGAGIIGAVLGTVGGFQARRALVAKNGGHDLPIALLEDAVAVLGGFAILVAAAAL
- a CDS encoding DUF503 domain-containing protein, which translates into the protein MWIGWLEFDVLLGDVRSLKQKRSVIRPVVAELQRKFSVSAAEIGSHDLHRRGGIGVAVVSADRAHAVDVLDRAERLVAAHPEFELLSARRGLHRSDD
- the hisG gene encoding ATP phosphoribosyltransferase, with translation MLRVAVPNKGALSEPATEILSEAGYRRRSDPKDLTVIDPANNVEFFFLRPKDIAIYVGSGELDFGITGRDLALDSDAPVCERLALGFGSSRFRYAAPAGRDWTVEDLAGKRIATAYPNLVRKDLAAKGVAATVIRLDGAVEISVQLGVADAIADVVGSGRTLSLHNLVAFGEPLCDSEAVLIERAEPGGQSAAARDQLVARVQGVVFGQQYLMLDYDCPRSALDEATAITPGLESPTIAPLADPDWVAVRALVPRRDVNGIMDQLAAIGAKAILASDIRFCRF
- a CDS encoding thioesterase family protein translates to MTGSFYRRLTDPGDGWQAFESTDYTRSNWGPELQHGSPPMALLTKLIEELAAGSNLRIGRLSLDILGAVPVAPVRARAWVERPGSRVAMMSAEMRAERVVARVTAWLIAGSDTADAASDRYPPLREGASQPIPDLFADAGGYFNAIHWRSQRVDDGAEAVSWFSAAAHIVDDEATTALQRLAAVVDCANGVGKVLDPEEFAFMNTDTVVHLHRLPVGNDFGLRARASIGPDGTGVTTAEVFDTTGFIGTSAQTLLIQRR
- a CDS encoding RecB family exonuclease, whose translation is MTDQLAPPPPATASARPALSPSRAADFKQCPLLYRFRAIDRLPEAPSTAQLRGSLVHAALERLYGLPAVQRVLDTACSLVETAWEQVVAAETDLAELDTEQRLQLLEEARALLSGYYRLEDPTRFDPQCCEQRVEVELADGTLLRGYIDRIDVAATGEVRVVDYKTGKAPPETRAAAEFKAMFQMKFYAVALLRSRGVLPARLRLIYLADRQVLDYTPDHDELLRFEKTLTAIWRAIQTAGQTGDFRPNPSRLCDWCPHQALCPAFGGTPPPYPGWPTCHSEPAA
- the metH gene encoding methionine synthase, with protein sequence MEGLHLNAPEPTLSEPEFSPEPNIRPDCTDELSAALRQRIMVIDGAMGTAIQRDRPDEAGYRGDRFTEWPTALQGNNDLLTLTQPQIIEGIHREYLEAGADILETNTFNANAISLSDYDMADLSYELNYAGAALARKAADEFSTPDKPRYVAGAIGPTTRTASISPDVNDPGARNVSYDQLVAAYLEAANGLVDGGADLIIIETIFDSLNAKAAVFAVETLFEDRGRRWPVIISGTITDASGRTLSGQVTEAFWNAIRHAKPIAVGLNCALGAPEMKPYIAEMARIADTFVSCYPNAGLPNAFGEYDESPERQAGYIAEFADAGLVNLVGGCCGTAPPHIAEIAKVVAGKPPRAVPEIPMATRLSGLEPLNITDDSLFVNIGERTNITGSARFRNLIKAEDYDTALSVALQQVEVGAQVIDINMDEGMIDGVAAMDRFTKLIAAEPDISRVPVMIDSSKWEVIEAGLKNVQGKPIVNSISMKEGEEKFIREARMVRKYGAAVVVMAFDEQGQADNLERRIQICGRAYRILTEEVGFPPEDIIFDPNCFALATGIEEHATYGIDFIEACAWIKENLPGVRISGGISNVSFSFRGNNPVREAIHAVFLYHAIKAGLDMGIVNAGALVPYDSIDPELRDRIEDVVLNRREDAAERLLEIAERFNTSDKAEDPKAAEWRSLPVRERITHALVKGIDAHVDDDTEELRAEIAAAGGRPIEVIEGPLMDGMNVVGDLFGAGKMFLPQVVKSARVMKKAVAYLLPFIEEEKVTSGAAAGKDTNGTIVMATVKGDVHDIGKNIVGVVLQCNNFEVIDLGVMVPAEKILAAAREHDADIIGLSGLITPSLDEMVNFAVEMEREGLEIPLLIGGATTSRAHTAVKVSPRRSGPVVWVKDASRSVPVAAALLDDKQRPALLEATEKDYAALRERHAQKNERPMLTLEKARANRTPIEWDGYTPPVPAQGLGVRDFHDYDLAELREYIDWQPFFNAWEMKGRFPDILNNPTTGETARKLYDDAQEMLDTVIKEKWLTANGVIGFFPANAVGDDIEVYTDDSRTEVLTTLYNLRQQGEHRDGIPNRSLGDYIAPKETGVNDYVGAFAVTAGLGSGDKIAEFKAALDDYSAILLESLADRLAEAFAERMHQRVRKEFWGFQPDEHLDNDALIGEKYVGIRPAPGYPACPEHTEKVTLWKLMDVKERTGIELTESMAMWPGAAVSGWYFSHPQSQYFVVGRMAQDQVADYAKRKGWTLAEAERWLAPNLGYNPED
- a CDS encoding phosphoribosyl-ATP diphosphatase; amino-acid sequence: MKQSLAVKTFDDLFAELGERARTRPVGSATVAALDAGVHALGKKILEEAGEVWLAAEHEPDEALAEEISQLLYWTQVMMIARGLSLDDVYRKL
- the trmI gene encoding tRNA (adenine(58)-N(1))-methyltransferase TrmI, with protein sequence MSATGPFTVGERVQLTDAKGRHYTITLTAGSEFHTHRGRIAHDALIDLDEGSVVKSSNGAMFLVLRPLLVDYVMSMPRGPQVIYPKDAAQIVHEGDIFPGARVLEAGAGSGALTLSLLRAVGPQGRVTSYEVRADHAEHARRNVSTFHGQVPQNWELIIGDLTDSELADGSFDRAVLDMLAPWEVLDAVSRLVVAGGVLIIYVATVTQLSKVVEAVRAQQCWTEPRSWETIQRGWNVVGLAVRPQHSMRGHTAFLVATRRLAPGAVAPMPLGRKRPGRDG